TGAACGTAGCAAGCTGATGCCATCACAGGTGTTGCCTGTGAGTTTCATCGGATGTTTCAACTGACCCCTTACCCGGTCTCCCCTAGTACTGGGTGCTGTGAAATATCCAAGCGGTTTTGAAAACACCTGTTTTAACACCTTATCTTATCTCCTACACATGTTGTAATACCGTATCTGGTCTTAGAGGTGTGGCCAAATGTTCCGGTCCTCTGCtgaactttaactttaactttgaCAGCCATGAGCACTGTCAACGATCATGACTGAGAGATTTCTGAAGATGAGGattattttctgcattattttcaGTCTGTTTCACGGTAAGCGATATGCTTGATATGTTAACAAAATGTAATCTTACAGGCTATCAGTAAGCTTAGTGCACAGCCTAATGCTCATGAATGTTAGGAACACTAATTTGATGTTTGTGGACTCACATACAATGACAAAATGCTCTAGATCCTGTCGAACTGGCTCAGCTGATACCCAAAATAATTTCAATCACTTTTGACTGTTTGCGTTTAATCCTCCCTAAACCGTTTTCTAAAATATAGTGCAAAACTTGAATGATGAAAAGGTCTATGATTAAATAGTTGTGTCGGAGAGGAGAGTTGTTTTGTAGAGCGCAAATGGAAGAAGCATTGGGGGGACTTTATCCCCAGGTTGAGCAAGATAAATGATAAGCCTGCTGGTAAATAAACCTTTAGAACATACTGTAGGTCACATAAAAGTAAAGCACTGCAATATATAGTGTTTAGGCTGATATATTAGTAGCAGAAAAGGAATTTACTATTCATTAtcatgttttcattagtatATAATCACCTGGGaccagtggcgattttagcctgaaatttctggtggggcaattttgtatgacgtcatgtcaccgtaacaaaactagaggtagctgattattataagcagtaggcctatatagaccagtaagatatgctatgggctgcattttgagtgccagtagggagcagaaatcctatttcaaatacatttcacctgcttcagcgcgacacaaagatgttgcctataatacagcattaaagtaaaatgattgcaacaaagtaaaaagattagacagacacatagctcaaataacttgcataatttattaagcttgtggcacacgtgtggtaTACAATATtaagcaaaaggcacaactgaaacaaataacagcaacaaaacatgctgctaaatgaacgaaACTTTGTTCTTGCAGATTGTATTAATagatccatcagctccaaaaaaaaaaaagtttgactcacagaatcgtagtgtctttgcagcctggtgtcgcccttgcacatcgtctcaaagttcgcacttcccacagagctttatgcacgatatcagcctccccagtacataacgattctcctccgtctgtttattgtgctctaaaatgttccGCTGTTATGCCCTATCTAGCTGCGCCAATAGTCGCAATTGATTATGGGGTTTACAGCTTTcgtgtttcactgttctttctgccagatgcttcaggtctttgaatccatccgttgtccgaactgagtctgcattagtaccaattccaaaaagaaggcatggGAGACAGAACTAGGGTTGCCACCTGGACATATCAATGACACAACATACCACGACCCACCTGCATGAACAAAAAGGTCCCTTAGACATCTGACCGAAGCGACAGAATTGTCTTTTGTGCAGATTGTATGCACTGAATATTTTAAACATCAAGTATTCTCATGAGAGGAAACAGCTTCCCTGATTCCTTAGATACTGGTGTGTGCATTGCTTGTGCTTGCCTTCTCTACTTCTCGGCTAAACACATGAGTAGAGGGATGACATTAGAGTTGCCTTTAACATACTTTGGCATCACATAGCCTCCTATACTTAATGCATCTGTCAGATAGGCCTTCTGGATGTAATCATTTTCTTACCTGGTCttccatttatattttgtgtttccCTTTGCTGCAACTATCAGTGACCTCGATCAGTGACCTCACAGTGTTGTTAAGGATATGACACTCGCAATTGCCCTTCACAATGCGTGGGTTAGCTGCTCTGAGTTTCTGAAAGACAGCTGTGCCACCCATAATTAACTGATGCATTATCTGCACCATATACGTATACTGATTTGGTTGATTGAAAGTCCATTGCTCTCAGGAATAGTCACTATTTGTTTAAATATGGCTTCACTAGATTTGTCAGGGTCATCATAGAATTCTAACAAGCCATAGGCTACTTGACACCTTTGGAGGCACTGAAATACTGGACCCTGTCGGGAAACAATTTTGTATGGCCAGAGTTGGACGCGTCAGAACATACTGAAAAGTAGTGCGGTCTCTGGTTTGTCTGGTAACTTGAACACgattctcatttttttttttttttagcatggCCATCCAAAGCAGATATCCCTTAATGCTTAACGAGAATCTTAACTGAGCATAGGGAACATGTAGCAGAAAGTGGATCGCCTGGGGTTGGTATTAGCCATTTGGAGTAATTTTCGTTTTTCATCCAGTCATTATTAAAACAAGTGTTAcgcttcattttctttttaactggcCTGTCAGTCCCAGTAGTGCCATCCTcgtcctcagtctcccctcccatGTCAACGTTGTTTCTATTCAGAAGAACCTAGTTACAGTAACTTGCAGCAAGCGATTCAACTTCTTCTCTCACACGCCCTCCATTGAATTGCGAGAAAGGCTATTCTACATCACACCCCTAGTGGCCGTGCATTctgcgcacgagagagagagattgagcacAATGAGATACAACGCATATTTTGAGTGTATGGACGcgcagaaaaaaatattttatgatCAGCAATGTTCATGTTGACAGAACCCATGAAAAACCGGGACATTCCGTGTCCCGGGAGAATTTAGGAATATTCCGGGACAGGCTACAAAAAAGAAGGTCAATCCCGGTAAAACCGGGACAGGTGGCAACACTAGACAGAACAGTGCTCGTTTTGATGTGCTAGCTGTTctgccatctctttctgtcataaAAGTTCGAGTCGCTTTCTgaccaggctgcagcaggatcaagtcgtctggtctgtgtggacCCAAACGTTTGATTTTTGAATTTTTCTTCCAGcggcaatgtactaaattgcaccctcaacaaataatctacgttattcattgtatgaattaaaaaacacttccaaaatattcgaaatctagcgatagctaactagctgtaacgttactggcattgatctgactgtatgttttttttttcttagtcacagggtacaggtctcgcggttttcgcattattccagtttagttgccaggcagatttcgtggggcacatctgaaagtgccccaccgctcaatgttaactttggcctgtgtggttcaagctcattggtgtttccatggtaacggtggggcggaaagggagggacagcggagagcagcatttcacagagcaagcacacagacagaaaaacacgcAAATCagattactccaaaacaagactataatggttgtgagtcaagtttattcacacacatattcacgctactttacatatatatatatatatatatatatatattgccgcgaagtacgaatgtattgagctttctgcacaacagcgtcatctggacctgcccctaatgtagaaacgccactgcctGGGACTACAAAGTGTTGTGTTtccgttagcttagaatgagtcCACAGCTACATAGGGAGCAAGTCCGCCATGTTGCACCATCATGTTTCAATTGTAGCCCAGAACaggcaaaccaaaacactggcactagagagggcctttcacCTTTTTATGGCACCTGATGGCCACCATAGCCTCTCCTACACACTTGGGAAAGGAGagaatcacagactgtgcctttaaagaaGTTGCCTTGGCTTAATGTTAACCCTTTCAACAACTGAGTAGCAACTAACACTCAAAGCAATTGATCTTATATGGCTGtttattatttaaatgtataCTGAGTGATTGTATTTTACTGTAAATCTCCAAGACTTTGTGCTGCCTATCTCCAATAAAGGGCAACTGATTCACCACATGTGCCATAAATACGGCTGCAACTCATGAGACAAGTCAAATAGACCACAGGTCAATCAAAAACTGTCCAATAACCATGCTCTCTATCTAGTCTTTTTGCACTTTGTGTTTTGGTCAAAACTAGAAAATGTCCTTGGATAATGATATATCCTGTGGAAATGTTTGCTTgcattttttgtatttgtttaacaATAGCTTGAAACAGTCATTTCTCATCAAACATTGGATTCATAATAGGTGCATCTTTGACCCCAAATTATTTCTGATATACGTTCTTTTCAGGTACATCCTCAAAAACCATCAATGTTGCCACTAATGGAAAAGTCACATTACAGCCCCTGGTTGAAGGAGAGATTGAAAGCATTTTGTGGAGGCACAATGGCAACAAGATGGTGGAGTGGGACAACAAGACTGTAAACGTCAGGGAATATTTTAAATTCAAGGGGCGGACTAAGTTGGACGTAAAAACTGGGGATGTAACCATTATACATCTGGCCAAAGACGACAGTGGATTGTATGATACAGTGTTGATAATTCAAGGAAAGTTAATCAGCATAAGGCACAGAGTTGAAGTAATTGGTAAGCACAACAAGCTTTATTCAAGCTTTACTATGTCAGTGGctaaaacaagcggtttactttgatgcAGATTCTTGCCCTATgagattacattgtatagccatgTTGCAGTTGCCGGCTATAGCGTTCTAATTCAATACTGGACTAATTTCGAttgttaattgtccttagtaaagGTTTACAGACGATAAAAATacctgtatttgtgtatgtgtatgagatgtATGTGATGTTAAATGATATAATATTCAGGCTCAGTTTGATGGACTTTTATGACTCTCAAACAATTCAAGCAGTAACACAAATAATCCTTATAACCAGAAAGATCAGATACATATATTAACCATGATTCTGAGTGTGAGTTATGCATTTTCTGTTATTAAACTGTACTCCTGTACCATCTATCACAGTGAGATGTTAGATCACACaaaatacttttgtaacatttgATTGTTGTAGACCCTGTCACTACAGCAAAGGTCACCTGCCCaagcaatgcaacactacactGTGAGGCAAAGGGTGACTTTCTGGACTACAGCTGGTTTGGGCCTGGACTacagactgcagagatgaggggTCAGACTGGACCACAGATCAGTAAGGAGAACCAGGACTCAGTCTACACCTGTGTGGTGCACAACCCAGTTAGTGACAGCAGTGTGACCTACCATGCCAGTGACTGCTTTACCTCAGGTGATTACTTCCATTTCATGATATAACTATCAACAATCCTCTTACTGAA
The sequence above is drawn from the Clupea harengus chromosome 16, Ch_v2.0.2, whole genome shotgun sequence genome and encodes:
- the LOC105889570 gene encoding CD48 antigen-like isoform X2 codes for the protein MTERFLKMRIIFCIIFSLFHGTSSKTINVATNGKVTLQPLVEGEIESILWRHNGNKMVEWDNKTVNVREYFKFKGRTKLDVKTGDVTIIHLAKDDSGLYDTVLIIQGKLISIRHRVEVIDPVTTAKVTCPSNATLHCEAKGDFLDYSWFGPGLQTAEMRGQTGPQISKENQDSVYTCVVHNPVSDSSVTYHASDCFTSGYHQLILGVVCAVIGVIGAAAGLGYYCYKINSRVMYLFLNNRAETHWK